A genomic segment from Glycine soja cultivar W05 chromosome 20, ASM419377v2, whole genome shotgun sequence encodes:
- the LOC114402198 gene encoding uncharacterized protein LOC114402198 — translation MYGISKEKWTQFCQSRRDPSWERKKKLEETTQSGSTDTVIDPPSPIKRHVKWKLARTKKTGDMTSEAAKEIADKIDALEEQASQGSFVTHGRHDILTAAIGRPEHPGRVRAVGAGITIKQYFGSASRTSSIAPEYLQQLTQQIKDQLEDSITEKVTRRLMLSLSQMQSQGLALPPEPDVGPSAARVSTKESCVDPSGNDLDTGDSYKCGLYIEEYPSRLVALGRVYEGSTTIHNIPLLHDQVKVGVEEIRDVDAPIPVPTKEVKVVGQTLNTFLAWPTHLVKRLSEQGAVRPAKPADRPDDEVDDPLYLMTLTIPQLFLKPLQVMWDATLFGLFNENFPLYIKHEDLSEIAHGGQCLSISVIQLWILHMTETSMRAGNIDVYGFLEPHIV, via the exons ATGTAcggcattagcaaggagaaatggacCCAATTTTGCCAGAGCCGTAGAGACCCTTCATGGGAG agaaagaaaaaactagagGAAACAACTCAATCCGGAAGCACTGACACCGtcattgatcctccatctcccatcaaacgacacgtgaagtggaagctagcccgcaccaagaaaactggtGACATGACATCTGAagcagcaaaggaaattgctgacaagatt GATGCGCTTGAGGAGCAGGCCTCACAGGGTTCCTTTGTTACCCATGGACGTCATGATATactgactgctgccattgggcgaccagaacaccctggtcGTGTGCGTGCTGTAGGAGCCGGTATAACcatcaaacaatactttggatcagCTTCAAGGACCTCCTCCATTGCTCCCGAATACCTGCAACAGTTGACGCAACAAATCAAGGACCAACTAGAGGATTCAATCACAGAAAAAGTCACTCGACGGCTAATGTTATCCCTCAGCCaaatgcaatcacagggactcgCACTGCCTCCTGAACCTGATGTTGGTCCTTCAGctgctcgtgtcagcacaaaggagagttgtgttgatccctcagggaacgaTCTAGACACCGGTGACTCATACAAATGTGGGTTGTATATTGAAGAATATCCTTCTCGCCTGGTTGCCCtgggaagagtttatgagggatctacAACAATTCACAACATTCCTTTGCTGCATGATCAAgttaaggttggtgttgaggagatTAGAGATGTAGATGCTcccattcctgtacccactaaAGAGGTTAAGGTCGTGGGACAGACTCTTAACacattccttgcttggccgacacatctagtcaagcgtttatcagaacag ggagCTGTGAGACCCGCGAAACCTGCAGATAGGCCGGATgatgaggtcgatgatccgctatatctaatgacattgaccattccacagctttttctgaagccattgcaggttatgtgggatgctaccttgTTTGGCCTATTTAATGAAAACtttcccttgtacataaagcatgaagatctgtctgaaattgcacatggtggtcaatgtctcagcatatctgttatacagttgtggattct gcatatgactgagacaagtatgcgagctgGGAATatcgatgtgtatggattcctcgagccaca tattgtgtag